Proteins from one Mytilus galloprovincialis chromosome 11, xbMytGall1.hap1.1, whole genome shotgun sequence genomic window:
- the LOC143052247 gene encoding uncharacterized protein LOC143052247 produces MYNSVIVLIMIGSCIYLNSADTIVDYSCYKLDSSWKDINLVYLQYNNISCENQCKQASTIYIYYGTSKTTCYCQEAGLSALTEKVKDKCESQCAFNNQESCGREHGWILGGMIGAHQQTTHENGKWSLWNTWTFCEVNCVREDTTNGTQRRWRTCNGLKCHGDDLEEEPCYNPGICKGMRPKKLLCKCPKRLLKTKWHFLDGKNITNLEVKKIVLEDFNKNIKSEISVDKKTVSKEVRKKNSSANKRKSSQNIGWGCIVFLILPVVFLIFIDILNCCIHFRSRLGGRKRNRTRQTNNIQVERDSTKPLQENVNITESYYDSRCGNNFHPDEMRLETYQRRRDDSYQQHRDEWLQYI; encoded by the exons ATGTACAACTCAGTCATAGTTCTGATAATGATTGGTTCGTGTATTTACCTAAATAGTGCAG ATACTATAGTGGATTACTCATGTTATAAATTGGATTCGTCATGGAAAGATATTAATTTGGTTtatttgcaatataataacatttCGTGTGAAAACCAGTGTAAACAAGCTTctactatttatatatattatggaACATCT AAAACTACTTGTTATTGTCAAGAAGCTGGACTGTCTGCATTAACTGAGAAGGTGAAGGATAAATGTGAATCACAATGTGCATTTAATAATCAGGAATCCTGTGGAAGGGAACATGGATGGATACTTGGAGGGATGATTGGAGCACACCAGCAAACTACTCATG AAAATGGGAAATGGAGCTTGTGGAATACATGGACATTCTGTGAGGTAAACTGCGTTCGGGAGGATACAACAAATGGAACACAGAGGAGATGGAGAACATGTAATGGTTTGAAATGTCATGGTGATGATTTAGAAGAAGAACCATGTTATAATCCGGGTATATGCAAAG GAATGAGACCAAAGAAGTTGTTATGTAAATGCCCAAAGAggttattgaaaacaaaatggcacTTCCTTGACGGAAAGAATATAACGAATTTAGAAGTTAAGAAAATTGTCCTAGAAGATTTCAACAAGAATATAAAATCCGAAATCTCAGTTGACAAGAAAACAGTATCAAAGGAGGTAAGAAAGAAAAACTCATCGGCAAACAAAAGAAAATCATCACAAAATATAGGATGGGGCTGCATTGTTTTTCTCATTCTTCCAGTGGTGTTCTTGATCTTCATAGACATATTAAATTGCTGCATTCATTTCCGGTCACGTCTTGGTGGCAGGAAACGAAACCGAACTCGCCAAACTAATAACATCCAAGTTGAGAGAGATAGTACAAAGCCTTTGCAAGAAAATGTCAATATCACCGAAAGTTATTACGACAGCAGATGTGGTAATAATTTTCATCCTGACGAAATGAGACTTGAAACTTATCAAAGAAGAAGGGACGACAGCTATCAGCAACACAGAGATGAATGGTTGCAGTACATATAA